Proteins encoded in a region of the Zea mays cultivar B73 chromosome 4, Zm-B73-REFERENCE-NAM-5.0, whole genome shotgun sequence genome:
- the LOC103653221 gene encoding pollen allergen Phl p 2, with translation MASMSSILLATAMLAALFAVGLCTTPLTFQVGKGSKPGHLILTPNVATISDVEIKEHGGDDFSFTLKEGPTGTWTLDTKASLKYPLCIRFAVKSGGYRIADDVIPADFKAGTTYKTTLSI, from the coding sequence ATGGCCTCCATGTCCTCCATCCTGCTCGCAACGGCGATGCTGGCTGCGCTGTTTGCGGTTGGTTTGTGCACCACCCCGCTCACCTTCCAGGTTGGCAAGGGATCCAAGCCTGGCCACCTGATCCTCACCCCCAATGTTGCAACCATATCCGATGTGGAAATCAAAGAGCACGGTGGCGATGACTTCTCCTTTACGCTCAAGGAGGGACCGACCGGCACCTGGACGCTCGACACCAAGGCCTCGCTCAAGTACCCCCTTTGCATCCGCTTTGCTGTCAAGTCTGGTGgctaccgcatcgccgacgacgtcatccCCGCCGATTTCAAGGCCGGCACCACCTACAAGACCACACTCAGCATCTAA